ACAGAAATTGAGCGGAGCAGGAATGATTACGACAATGAAACGTTTCAATTTAGATTCTCTTcaacaatatgtaaatatattatatactaatactttacatattcatactatttattgttattccaCTCAATTTCTACACATCGACGTCCGCGGttgtataacattatttttattattaattttttgaatcggATTATAGATGCCTTTACCtaattttgtcttttgataaaatacgtatgtgtaataaaaaatatagaaaaacgTTATACAATagttaatgtattttataaaaagaactatataaatatatggagtaataaaggtaaataattatacctGAATCACTATTATTAGATTCTTGTTGCATATTTTCACCTAATGCTGCTTGAAGAAACTTTGTCATACGAATGATCTCTACTGCTGGTATTGATTGCCGGTAGTGGcgtttatgaattttttcgtGATGTCCCATAAAATTCGCCAAATCGTCCACTTCATTTTCAGATAAATTCAACGTAATACACGTTGTAGCAATATGTTTGCGTAATTCACAATCTTTGCAAAGTATCATGGCATTATCAGAATCAAtatgtgtattatttattaacattatttattgcattatggtcatattcattattaagaaaaatttctgtattattGTCAAAATCAATGGCATTGTTCATACTATTGGTATTAACATGCTTATCAGTATTCATATTAATAGTGCAAACATCTTGTGATATTCTTGTATTTACTGCAAggaatagaaaaattgttagtgtaggaaataaaaatgcaatgtaaGTTTCACACGtagttttagaatttaaaattgtaatatttactattgttatcatgaataattaattttattttctccagAACAATGCGTGgattatttttagcaattatagaaagattgtttttattttctgtaaaaataaagtatcttaaaattttatttacttggACACAATTGATCAAAACGTGTTGCTgcgagaatttaattaaaaaagaatttaactaAAAAGGAAGTTAAAACAACGATACTGTGCAAAATCTATACATCTTTGTGgcttatattgatttattgattattaactTGATTAAAAAGGTTATATTCTGTCAAATAGGTTATAATAGGTTATATGTTGTGCTGAATGTATACAATgcgctgaaaatattttatattattttaaataaataaaataatgttacttACTGTTCTGTGCAATTGTACGTATAATACATGTTTTCTTACGATTTCTATTAACTGTACATTTAACGTTCATCCTTTTGTGTTTCATATTCGTTCCgtaatatttatgacaattacaaaataataatatatatcgtgaCATTTTTCACATAAGTGTTCAGTCATATACGTACGTACATACATAACGAAAATGACTCTTACATAccaaatgaaataattcttgaaCGTATATAGTATGTACGGTATGTAGTTTTATGGCTTCTATACACTGAACGCGGTAAAGCCCGTGTCACACTATACGCATTGAAGAATGAGATTAGAGATCGAAGATTGGGAATTTGACTAATCaggaaaaagtaatatttgtgTGCTTCTTCCCGATTGGTCAAATTTCCAATCTTCAATCTGTAATCTCAATTTTCAATGCGTAGTCTGATACGGACTTACCGCTTGTCGCACGACACAGTAGCCAATCagtcttttgtttttatgaaaaagttatCAGTTGATTGACTGTCGTGTTAACTTTTACCGCGCGACAAGAATAATCGCGTCCTGTTATTGAAACATACATGAACAAacctataaaatttgttagattattgaaataaataaaagcaatagtcaaattcattcattaattatttaaataattattctaattttatgatCGTTTTTGAAACATAGATATTGACTATGTATACCTTTTCTAATCAGTTTTGAAAACTAACATATACAATGGCAGTTTCCaggacaattttattttcaatagatCTAATAATGAAGAATTGAGTCTTTGTTGCAATATGACACTCCAAAATGGAAAacgattaattaacattattagagaatattatagatttgttttatttatcttaatacaCTAATGCATATTACGCGAACGTTCGTGCACGATCCCGTGTCGCGCGTGAAGAATCACAGCGTGCGAGTGCTCGCTGAAGTGAATTAGCAAGTTGCTCGCTCTCACTCGCACTCACGAGATCGTACACAAACGTCCGCGccctaattattattataaaatgtcagAAATAATTCaactgttataaatattaacaatattattatgtccTGGAAACCgggttttacataaaattgtatagCAATAAATGGCATATTTCAGGACATCattgtatttttgaatttaataaatgttaaacacTATTTATCagaataagaattattattattatttttttaaacgtatttCTATTAACGAGAAGCGATTTTGTACAATTGTAGAgtgatttatacaaaataaagcaaTGTCCCTGGAAACTGCCTACTTATATACAGTCATGTAACTATAAAAGGGCATATTTCAGgacattattgtatttttgcttttaataaCTATTGAACGCAAACTCTtgcaattagaattattagtttctttttcttaaatatatttctattaatggAAAGTGATTTTGTATGATTGTAACgtaatatgtacaaaataaaaaaaagtcctGAAAACTGCCCAcctatacataatttaattggctaaaaaaaatagggcatataaaaaaaaaaaaaagataccaccagatttatattaatgctctgcataatataagataataaaatcagGTGGTATAAAAATGTCCCGAAAACTGCCTCTGgacaaacatatatatatatatatatatatatatatatatatatatatatacaaatatagaaattttattaaaattttattgtcctgcggaacttaattataaatatttattttcttaaagaaacttaattttctataaagactggaatacattattaattattttttttgtaaatttaactaagaataatttgttataaaaaaataaaaaaatattttgtcagtaatatatatttttatacacaatgttaaaagttttattttaaaaaatttgtattatttaggactataattatacatatatagatgtgctttagagattcatcatctatccTTTCCTATCCACATTTATCCACATCTTCTATCCTTTTTTACTTGGGATCTTGTACCAACGTGACACCTTGTGTGACATGGCTTAACTATGACATCTtggggtgtttacgataattcaagttcgagttagtttcactaggaccgaaaaatgagatagacataaccatctagaatctttatgatttatgacaactcaacgctgtcttgtattgcttgagttaaattaattgaatttgttgagtttatagagcaaattttattgtaataaaaaaatgttaactgcaaatcagtctatgaaagaaacaaatagtGTTGGTAtatatgttggtatacctctttaatagatataattatatatatatgtatataattatatttattaaactcaacaaattcaatgaatttaactcaagcaatacaagacagcgtcgagttgtcatgaatcataaaggttctagatggttatgtatatctcattgtcggtcctagtgaaactaactcgaacttgaattatcgtaaacacccttgatcacagattttttgatagaatacaatggtcgtgaaatcaccttatattcttacaccgtggtctgtatttacggctccttgggacacaaggagataaaaatacacgtaacgttacggacgaaatacctagtaacttttgcggacttccggtgcggattacggattacgggctgtatgtgatGGCACCCTAAGGCCGAATTCCCACTGAGCGCGTCGCGTCACGCGTCATCCAATcaaaacacatattttatatgtgttgtataatacatattatacacatTAGAGACCCTAAAAAGAGAGACTCGCCAACTCGTCACGTGACTGTTAGTGGACTCTGATTGGCTGGTGTATGGATTGCACATTTGTGCCCCGTGTGCACCATAAAGCTACACTGAACTacactatgaataccggccatagtGTAGTGCAATTTGCAGTAaatgtgcaatttttgcacatttgtgCCCCGTGTGCACCATAAAGCTACACTGAACTACactatggccggtattcatagtgtAGTTCAGTGTAGCTTTATGGTGCACACGGGGCACAAATGTGCAATCCATACACCAGCCAATCAGAGTCCACTAACAGTCACGTGACGAGTTGGCGAGTCTCTCTTTTAAGGGTCTCTAATACACATATATGAAATGTGTGTTTTGATTGGTGACGCGTGACGCGACGCACTCAGTGGGAATTCAGCCTAAGCGCCCAAACCGAACGTAACCGTAGTGCCTTAGTTATGTGCGTCACCTGGGCACAAAAAAAACTAGAGAAATCGCGCTAAGTAAGAATTTATGCGCATGTATTCACGTacttgtttatatatttcttccttctctccattaataatattaaatcttttcttgcaatgaataacatctaaaaaattattttgtagaagTTATTGCacgttatttatattaataaacattccTCAAATATCATGTAGATATACATAGATATgcagaatcaattttttaatataatttttaatttattctttaagattgcaagttttaataataataattgcgagTTTAAATAGATTATTTGCTAGGTTCGaacatctttattaattacaattttatatataaaagttatttgtcataattcttaatattaatgaagtttaataataaatattaattagaaaaataagttaaacaatatttcttagtGCTAATTATGAAAGCTCAgtaagttaatttttaattgacttattgaaattttgatattcaaaaataattaataactcaaaaattcattaaaaaactcgtttttatagaaatattttattcgatatcaagtactaaatttgtttttccataaactaatataaatcaatcaagttaataattcaaaaatgttCCTAtacttaaaagaaaaaaaaagaaagtagactgattacaaatataatcttGCTATATAAATTCACTTAACAAATATCTTTCTACAgatcgataaattattttcatacgtaaaagaaattattttaatcttttcaaGACAAATATAAAGACAGTATATGATACATACGTtcctgaatttttaatatatttcctGAACATTCATATAAATTAGTTAAGTGTACAGCAGTGTACTTAATGCATTTCTTGAAAATCTTTCTAaagttttgatattaatacacaaattaataaaaatatttttatactttgtgagtaaaatatttatattaaattatattatttaaagatcaaaatacagatattatataaagtacaGATACTTATGCATTTACATTGCGAGCCTTCATTTGCAGTTCAAAACGTCGATTTGTGCGTACACCTTTCAGCATCATCCGTGTTTCATGTTGTTGTTTTTGTCTGCAAGTGTcacatcaaattttatataaaattattttaaaattttgtatgcttgtatatatagatttatatatatagatttaaatcAGTTCTTTTATCagtatttatcaatatttttcaatattttatcagttCTTTTAtcagtatttattaatatttttcagtgacatttaataaaatttaaattattttaataaaataagctTATAATATGGTTGAGTTGTGTTTgtggataattatttttccaattaattttccaGTTGATTTGATATACCTTGAGAAAACAGtttgttttttcaatattatatgcGTAGCTTCGGCCTTTCTCAATTTAAAGCCGAATCTGTTGTGAGTACCATCCTTTGTGTCAGTTGGTAATGGTTTCTTTTCATCCTTCTTCACATCTACTTTTGAGAAAGCTTTATCCGCagctgtaaaaataatttatataagagtaaaagaaaatattgcagaattgTTAAtgttcgaaaaataatattgtcaaATTACTAAATGCCAAGTGTCTGCTTTCCAAGCGCTTCTTCGCATCTAGGAGCGATTCTGACTTggcaaacattttttcgtGTATTCTTCCGAAATTTGGTACTTTCTTTGTTGATGATTTCTTCGCtatagataaatttacatttcttagaatgtaaacaaaatatcgaaataagcACATGGCATAagcaaatgtttattttacctGATTTCTTTTCGAtagatgcaaaattttttggtgtgatttgatttttattcaattgtatttttgaTGTTACTCTATTTGCTTTTAGACTTGATTTTGTCTTGACAGGAGAAACCAACGAGTTTCGATTAAACTTTGGAGTTTCAATTTTCCTTAGTTTGTGTGCTgaattcatattatttctttgtaagCTTACATTATGTGACTGCGATTTAGTTGGTTTATTAGTTGACTTACACGTACTTTTGTCAGATATcagattttcaaaatgtaCTTTAGCTCTCTTAACATCTTCTTTCGAGCTTAAATTTGCATCCATTGAAGAACGTTTCCTAATCATCTGTCGCAGACTTAGTGTCTGTGGCTGTTCTAGTTCATAAGTATCATTCGTTTTATTTCCTTGCATCATCAcagaatttttgtcaaaaataacaTCCCATTCCATGGCATTTGAAAGATGAGACTGACTAATATCACTAACATCAAATAGAGAATATTGAGATACATTTTCAATAGTTTTACTATTATTCATGCTACACAATTGCACATTTGATTGATTCCTCCGTTTTGAGCTACGAGATGTATTAGCTGCAGATACAATGGATGTATTTGATATCAAGCTCACGTCCATTGAcaacttttttctctctcgtggAGTGGATGACATTAAGGATATGGATCTGTCTTTCTCTTGTATTGATGTGTTATGTTTAATTCTTAGTGATACATTATTAACAGATCTTTCATTACTATTCCTTAAATTAATGCTTGAATTTCGTTTAGTAGACACATCTGATCTCATTCGAGTTCTCGATATTGATTTCTTAAAGCTGCTCCCTGTGTTGA
This DNA window, taken from Linepithema humile isolate Giens D197 chromosome 7, Lhum_UNIL_v1.0, whole genome shotgun sequence, encodes the following:
- the LOC137001288 gene encoding uncharacterized protein, with protein sequence MSRYILLFCNCHKYYGTNMKHKRMNVKCTVNRNRKKTCIIRTIAQNNCELRKHIATTCITLNLSENEVDDLANFMGHHEKIHKRHYRQSIPAVEIIRMTKFLQAALGENMQQESNNSDSEEKVQDTSEDTLSEESESDAETSSPFGPTKRRRWIEEERNVIMKEFLNEISSSQLPSNKKISHVKEQNKCLDNRSVAQIKTWIHNYISGKIKRH
- the LOC105670296 gene encoding myosin-2 heavy chain-like isoform X2, whose amino-acid sequence is MPSTRTRTAKVEQSVTTRSRAQKRNNVTGEVTKSAEKIGQRKRKGKSSSVKEKLESNIEQNVKKDSLDTRKTFSKSVKKQVSHRRLNLETELDVKSVAQENKNTDFKQLVTVSNDRRSSNISMREFVTNDISQSSMLGSINSNKKYRRKMIEADVKTSPITVTPKNTPPKLSLTPHRSKKTPKKSPISLGSPKTHSLAVPKLLKSPRKLSLIAVSEENTNKIDNENRKSQRTKKDGFSNIPISNKSLLPVAKNKHKKSSINLKAITGRFSKSPKIVLKSPKSKKSKSSKLKLLFPSQGRKSLLKTVSIANTSFMSDLDKEKNILAMKHRLLKRTRLKNILTASQVKDVLTEPIVLLERLPFEILQNMLTIARETKSDTKSLINTGSSFKKSISRTRMRSDVSTKRNSSINLRNSNERSVNNVSLRIKHNTSIQEKDRSISLMSSTPRERKKLSMDVSLISNTSIVSAANTSRSSKRRNQSNVQLCSMNNSKTIENVSQYSLFDVSDISQSHLSNAMEWDVIFDKNSVMMQGNKTNDTYELEQPQTLSLRQMIRKRSSMDANLSSKEDVKRAKVHFENLISDKTHKLRKIETPKFNRNSLVSPVKTKSSLKANRVTSKIQLNKNQITPKNFASIEKKSAKKSSTKKVPNFGRIHEKMFAKSESLLDAKKRLESRHLAFTADKAFSKVDVKKDEKKPLPTDTKDGTHNRFGFKLRKAEATHIILKKQTVFSRQKQQHETRMMLKGVRTNRRFELQMKARNVNA
- the LOC105670296 gene encoding kinesin-related protein 2-like isoform X1, with product MPSTRTRTAKVEQSVTTRSRAQKRNNVTGEVTKSAEKIGQRKRKGKSSSVKEKLESNIEQNVKKDSLDTRKTFSKSVKKQVSHRRLNLETELDVKSVAQENKNTDFKQLVTVSNDRRSSNISMREFVTNDISQSSMLGSINSNKKYRRKMIEADVKTSPITVTPKNTPPKLSLTPHRSKKTPKKSPISLGSPKTHSLAVPKLLKSPRKLSLIAVSEENTNKIDNENRKSQRTKKDGFSNIPISNKSLLPVAKNKHKKSSINLKAITGRFSKSPKIVLKSPKSKKSKSSKLKLLFPSQGRKSLLKTVSIANTSFMSDLDKEKNILAMKHRLLKRTRLKNILTASQVKDVLTEPIVLLERLPFEILQNMLTIARETKSDTKSLINTGSSFKKSISRTRMRSDVSTKRNSSINLRNSNERSVNNVSLRIKHNTSIQEKDRSISLMSSTPRERKKLSMDVSLISNTSIVSAANTSRSSKRRNQSNVQLCSMNNSKTIENVSQYSLFDVSDISQSHLSNAMEWDVIFDKNSVMMQGNKTNDTYELEQPQTLSLRQMIRKRSSMDANLSSKEDVKRAKVHFENLISDKSTCKSTNKPTKSQSHNVSLQRNNMNSAHKLRKIETPKFNRNSLVSPVKTKSSLKANRVTSKIQLNKNQITPKNFASIEKKSAKKSSTKKVPNFGRIHEKMFAKSESLLDAKKRLESRHLAFTADKAFSKVDVKKDEKKPLPTDTKDGTHNRFGFKLRKAEATHIILKKQTVFSRQKQQHETRMMLKGVRTNRRFELQMKARNVNA